One genomic segment of Intestinimonas butyriciproducens includes these proteins:
- a CDS encoding PFL family protein: protein MLNSTEIMDTIHMIDQQHLDIRTITMGISLLDCCDPDAGAACRKIYDKICRRAEKLVSTGEAIEREFGIPIVNKRISVTPVSLVAGASVTGDYVPFAAALDRAAHTTGVNFIGGFSALVQKGFTAGDRKLIDAIPEALASTELVCSSVNVGSTKAGINMDAVALMGRTIKAAAERTADRGGFGCAKLVVFCNAVEDNPFMAGAFHGVGEGDCVINVGVSGPGVVYHALQDVKGAPFDVVAETIKKTAFRITRMGQLVAQEASRRLDVPFGIVDLSLAPTPAVGDSVARILEEMGLEVCGTHGTTAALALLNDAVKKGGVMASSHVGGLSGAFIPVSEDEGMIAAAASGALHLDKLEAMTCVCSVGLDMIAVPGDTTAETLSAIIADEAAIGMVNSKTTAVRLIPAPGKTVGDTVEFGGLLGSAPVMPVHPFGSAPFVSRGGRIPAPMQSLKN from the coding sequence ATGCTCAACAGCACGGAAATCATGGACACCATCCACATGATCGACCAGCAGCACCTGGACATCCGCACCATTACCATGGGCATCTCCCTGCTGGACTGCTGCGACCCCGACGCCGGGGCCGCCTGCCGGAAGATCTACGACAAAATCTGCCGCCGGGCCGAAAAGCTGGTGTCCACCGGCGAGGCCATTGAGCGGGAGTTCGGCATCCCCATCGTCAACAAGCGCATTTCCGTCACCCCCGTCTCTCTGGTGGCGGGCGCATCGGTGACGGGGGACTACGTGCCCTTTGCCGCCGCCCTGGACCGGGCCGCCCACACCACCGGCGTCAACTTCATCGGCGGCTTCTCTGCCTTGGTGCAGAAAGGCTTCACCGCCGGGGACCGGAAGCTCATCGACGCCATCCCCGAGGCCCTGGCCTCCACCGAGCTGGTGTGTTCCTCGGTGAACGTGGGCTCCACCAAGGCGGGCATCAATATGGACGCGGTGGCCCTCATGGGACGGACCATCAAGGCGGCTGCGGAGCGCACCGCGGACCGTGGCGGCTTCGGCTGCGCCAAGCTGGTGGTATTCTGCAACGCGGTGGAGGACAACCCCTTCATGGCCGGCGCCTTCCACGGCGTGGGCGAGGGCGACTGCGTCATCAATGTGGGCGTCTCCGGCCCCGGTGTGGTGTACCACGCCCTCCAGGACGTGAAGGGCGCCCCCTTCGACGTGGTGGCGGAGACCATCAAAAAGACCGCCTTCCGCATCACCCGCATGGGCCAGCTGGTGGCCCAGGAGGCCAGCCGCCGCCTGGACGTGCCCTTCGGCATTGTGGACCTCTCCCTGGCCCCCACCCCCGCTGTGGGCGACTCGGTGGCCCGCATCCTGGAGGAGATGGGCCTGGAGGTCTGCGGCACCCACGGCACCACCGCCGCCCTGGCCCTCCTCAACGACGCCGTGAAAAAGGGCGGTGTCATGGCCTCCTCCCATGTGGGCGGCCTCTCCGGTGCCTTCATCCCGGTGAGCGAGGACGAGGGCATGATCGCAGCCGCCGCCTCCGGCGCGCTGCACCTGGACAAACTGGAGGCCATGACATGCGTGTGTTCCGTGGGCCTTGATATGATCGCCGTCCCCGGCGACACCACCGCCGAGACCCTCTCCGCCATCATCGCCGACGAGGCCGCCATCGGCATGGTCAACTCCAAGACCACCGCCGTGCGCCTCATCCCGGCCCCCGGCAAGACCGTGGGGG
- a CDS encoding ACT domain-containing protein gives MKAIVTVIGKDQVGIIAAVCTLLAENNVNVLDISQTILREFFTMTMLVDVSACKLPFTVFSTLLENEGAQRGLSIKVQREDIFDAMHKI, from the coding sequence ATGAAAGCCATTGTCACCGTCATCGGCAAGGACCAGGTGGGCATCATCGCCGCCGTGTGCACCCTGCTGGCCGAGAACAACGTCAATGTCCTGGACATCAGCCAGACCATCCTGCGGGAGTTTTTCACCATGACCATGCTGGTGGACGTCTCCGCCTGCAAGCTCCCCTTCACCGTCTTTTCCACCCTGCTGGAGAACGAGGGCGCCCAGCGCGGCCTCTCCATCAAGGTCCAGCGGGAGGATATCTTCGACGCCATGCATAAGATCTGA
- the yfbR gene encoding 5'-deoxynucleotidase — MAHHFFALISRMRYIGRWGLMRNTFEENIQEHSHMVAVLAHALAVIRRDVFGGDIDPGQAAVLALYHDAPEILTGDLPTPVKYYNPEIRDAYREVETVSARRLLSMLPDALRPAYEPLLLEDPESGYHAVVKAADKLSAYIKCVEELKAGNSEFRQAAEQTRQALEASPLPEVGYFLEHFMPGFELTLDELR; from the coding sequence ATGGCCCATCATTTCTTTGCACTCATCTCCCGGATGCGCTACATTGGCCGCTGGGGCCTCATGCGCAACACCTTTGAGGAGAACATCCAGGAGCACTCCCATATGGTGGCGGTGCTGGCCCACGCCCTGGCCGTCATCCGCCGGGATGTGTTCGGCGGGGACATAGACCCCGGACAGGCGGCGGTGCTGGCCCTCTATCACGACGCGCCGGAGATCCTCACAGGGGATCTGCCCACGCCGGTCAAATACTATAATCCGGAGATCCGGGACGCCTACCGCGAGGTGGAGACCGTCTCCGCCCGCCGGCTCCTCTCCATGCTGCCCGACGCCCTCCGCCCCGCCTACGAGCCGCTGTTGCTGGAGGACCCGGAGAGCGGCTATCACGCCGTCGTCAAGGCCGCCGACAAACTCTCGGCCTATATCAAATGTGTGGAGGAGCTCAAGGCGGGAAACAGCGAGTTCCGCCAGGCCGCAGAGCAGACCCGGCAGGCCCTGGAGGCGTCCCCGCTCCCGGAGGTGGGCTACTTTCTGGAGCATTTCATGCCGGGCTTCGAGCTGACGCTGGACGAGCTGCGGTAG
- a CDS encoding HPr family phosphocarrier protein — protein MSSFPVQLTSVSDIKAFVDAASRLDCDVDVICGRYLVNGKSIMGLFSIDLSEPIRVEVHGSQAQCELFQQAVERFLVH, from the coding sequence ATGAGCAGCTTTCCCGTTCAGCTCACATCGGTCAGCGATATCAAGGCCTTTGTCGACGCCGCCAGCCGCCTGGACTGCGATGTGGACGTCATCTGCGGGCGCTATCTGGTCAACGGCAAATCCATCATGGGGCTCTTCTCCATCGACCTCTCCGAGCCCATCCGTGTAGAGGTCCACGGCTCCCAAGCCCAGTGCGAGCTCTTCCAGCAGGCCGTGGAAAGATTCCTGGTGCACTGA
- the mtaB gene encoding tRNA (N(6)-L-threonylcarbamoyladenosine(37)-C(2))-methylthiotransferase MtaB: protein MKVAIHTLGCKVNQYETAALETELRRRGHELVPFEDAADAYIVNTCTVTAVSDKKSRQMIRQARKRAPGAVVAVCGCYAQTAPEAVEALGVDLVAGTADRMGFLDDLERQCAERGEPPLVTVGDIMARRTFEPLTGGGLEGRTRAMLKVEDGCVNFCTYCVIPYARGPVRSLPLAAAAAEAGRLAGEGYREIVLTGIEISSWGQDFRDGTGFIDLVEAVCAAAPGCRVRLGSLEPRTVTEDFCRRCAALPNLCPHFHLSMQSGCDATLRRMNRKYDAARYEESVKLLRAFFHRPGITTDMIVGFPGETEEEFAQSLSFLRRCGFTAMHIFPYSRRTGTPAAGMPDQVPKGEKEARARRAAAVAAELEGAWLASWVGETLPVLFEEEKGGLWRGHAPNYTEVLAPGTALHNVEQRVRITGVEGTALVGERVEERGES from the coding sequence ATGAAAGTTGCCATCCATACCTTGGGCTGCAAGGTCAACCAGTACGAGACCGCCGCCCTGGAGACCGAGCTGCGCCGCCGCGGGCATGAACTGGTCCCCTTTGAGGACGCGGCGGACGCCTATATCGTCAACACCTGTACCGTCACGGCGGTCAGCGATAAAAAATCCCGCCAGATGATCCGCCAGGCCCGGAAGCGCGCCCCCGGCGCGGTGGTGGCCGTGTGCGGCTGCTACGCCCAGACCGCGCCGGAGGCGGTGGAGGCCCTGGGGGTGGATCTGGTGGCCGGGACGGCGGACCGGATGGGCTTTCTGGACGATCTGGAAAGGCAGTGCGCAGAGCGGGGAGAGCCCCCCCTGGTCACGGTGGGCGACATCATGGCCCGCCGGACCTTCGAGCCCCTGACCGGCGGCGGCCTGGAGGGCCGCACCCGGGCCATGCTGAAGGTGGAGGACGGCTGCGTCAACTTCTGCACCTACTGCGTCATCCCTTACGCCAGGGGCCCGGTGCGGTCCCTGCCTCTGGCCGCCGCCGCCGCCGAGGCCGGGCGTCTGGCCGGGGAGGGCTACCGGGAGATCGTCCTCACCGGCATCGAGATCTCCTCCTGGGGCCAGGACTTCCGGGACGGCACGGGCTTTATCGATCTGGTGGAGGCGGTCTGTGCCGCCGCCCCCGGCTGCCGGGTGCGCCTGGGTTCCCTGGAGCCCCGCACCGTCACGGAGGACTTCTGCCGCCGGTGCGCCGCCCTCCCCAACCTGTGCCCCCACTTCCACCTGTCCATGCAGTCCGGCTGCGACGCCACGCTCCGCCGGATGAACCGGAAATACGATGCCGCGCGGTATGAAGAGAGCGTGAAGCTCCTCCGGGCGTTCTTCCACCGCCCCGGGATCACCACGGATATGATCGTGGGCTTTCCCGGAGAGACGGAGGAGGAGTTTGCCCAGAGCCTGTCGTTCCTCCGCCGGTGCGGCTTTACGGCCATGCATATTTTCCCCTATTCCCGCCGGACCGGGACCCCGGCGGCCGGGATGCCGGACCAAGTGCCCAAGGGGGAGAAGGAGGCCCGGGCCCGCCGGGCCGCCGCGGTGGCGGCGGAGCTGGAGGGGGCCTGGCTGGCGTCCTGGGTGGGGGAGACCCTGCCCGTCCTCTTTGAGGAGGAGAAGGGGGGACTCTGGCGGGGCCACGCCCCCAATTATACCGAGGTGCTGGCCCCGGGGACGGCTCTCCACAACGTGGAACAGCGGGTGAGGATCACCGGCGTGGAGGGGACCGCCCTAGTGGGAGAGCGCGTCGAAGAGAGGGGAGAGTCATGA
- a CDS encoding FUSC family protein, which produces MEDAHSHLPHIGLRNLKSAFSAALCAGIYYLIDRNPTFACIGAVYGMGNDMGHSWQQGGNRLIGTIIGGFLGMGLFWCYLLLAPAGESRALLIPLTFVGVVVLICLSQMFRWPTAVQPGSVVLCIILFNTPTDTYVSYALNRMVDTGVGVLMSMLINYLFPRERLVRWIAWWKKRSNAMVPGFTPTHDRPD; this is translated from the coding sequence ATGGAGGATGCTCACAGTCACCTGCCCCACATCGGCCTGCGGAACCTGAAGTCCGCTTTTTCCGCCGCCCTGTGCGCCGGGATCTACTACCTCATCGACCGCAACCCCACCTTTGCCTGCATCGGCGCCGTCTACGGCATGGGCAACGACATGGGCCACTCCTGGCAGCAGGGCGGCAACCGGCTGATCGGCACCATCATCGGCGGCTTTCTGGGGATGGGCCTGTTCTGGTGCTATCTCCTCCTGGCCCCCGCCGGGGAGAGCCGCGCACTGCTCATCCCCCTGACCTTTGTGGGCGTGGTGGTGCTCATCTGTCTGTCCCAGATGTTCCGCTGGCCCACGGCGGTGCAGCCGGGCAGCGTGGTGCTGTGCATCATCCTCTTCAACACCCCCACGGACACCTACGTGAGCTATGCGCTCAACCGCATGGTGGACACCGGCGTGGGCGTGCTGATGTCCATGCTCATCAACTACCTCTTCCCCCGGGAACGGCTGGTGCGGTGGATCGCGTGGTGGAAAAAGCGGTCAAACGCCATGGTCCCCGGCTTTACCCCCACCCACGACAGGCCCGACTGA
- the thyA gene encoding thymidylate synthase, which produces MSYADQVFIQNCKEILAHGTWDTALPVRPRWEDGESAHTVKRFGLVNRYDLRREFPVQTIRKMAFRSAVDELLWIWQKKSSNIGDLHSHIWDAWADETGSIGKAYGYQLGVKHRYREGWFDQVDRVLYDLRHDPASRRILTSLYNHHDLHEMHLYPCAWSVTFNVTGNVLNAVLNQRSQDMLTANGWNVMQYAVLLHMFAAVSDLVPGELVHVIADAHIYDRHVPIVEEIISREPYPAPTLWMDPAAEDFYAFTPDSFRLEGYRAWPLERKIPVAV; this is translated from the coding sequence ATGAGTTACGCCGACCAGGTATTCATCCAGAACTGCAAGGAGATCCTCGCCCACGGCACCTGGGACACGGCTCTGCCCGTCCGCCCCCGCTGGGAGGATGGGGAGAGCGCCCACACCGTAAAGCGCTTCGGCCTCGTCAACCGCTACGATCTCCGGCGGGAGTTCCCCGTCCAGACCATCCGCAAAATGGCCTTCAGGAGCGCGGTGGACGAGCTTCTGTGGATCTGGCAGAAGAAGTCCAGCAACATCGGGGACCTGCACTCTCACATCTGGGACGCGTGGGCCGACGAGACCGGCTCCATCGGCAAGGCCTACGGCTACCAGCTGGGGGTGAAGCACCGGTATCGGGAGGGCTGGTTCGATCAGGTGGACCGGGTGCTCTATGATCTCAGGCACGACCCCGCCTCCCGGCGCATCCTCACAAGCCTCTACAACCACCACGATCTCCACGAGATGCACCTCTACCCCTGCGCCTGGTCGGTCACCTTCAACGTCACGGGCAATGTGCTCAACGCCGTGCTGAACCAGCGCAGCCAGGACATGCTCACCGCCAACGGCTGGAATGTAATGCAGTACGCCGTGTTGCTGCATATGTTCGCAGCGGTCTCGGACCTGGTGCCGGGGGAGCTGGTCCACGTCATCGCCGACGCCCACATCTACGACAGGCACGTGCCCATCGTGGAGGAAATCATCTCCCGGGAGCCCTACCCCGCGCCCACGCTGTGGATGGACCCGGCGGCGGAGGATTTTTATGCCTTCACACCGGACAGCTTCCGGCTGGAGGGCTACCGGGCCTGGCCGCTGGAGCGGAAGATCCCGGTGGCCGTGTGA
- a CDS encoding dihydrofolate reductase, whose product MYAIVAADRNWAIGRDGDQLCYIPADLKRFQALTTGHAVVLGRRTLSTFPGGRPLKGRRNLILSRDPAFRPEGAEVFRDLESLLAAAPADAFVIGGGQVYRQLLDRCDTVYVTRLDRAFPADAWFPDLDADPAWMPAGSEGPFDHQGLSYRYDTYRRG is encoded by the coding sequence ATGTACGCCATCGTCGCCGCGGACCGGAACTGGGCCATCGGCAGGGACGGGGACCAGCTCTGCTATATCCCCGCCGACCTCAAGCGCTTCCAGGCCCTGACCACCGGCCACGCCGTCGTTCTGGGCCGCAGGACCTTGTCCACCTTTCCTGGAGGACGGCCCCTGAAGGGCCGCCGGAACCTGATCCTCTCCCGGGACCCGGCCTTCCGGCCCGAAGGGGCGGAGGTGTTCCGGGACCTGGAGTCCCTGCTGGCCGCCGCGCCGGCGGACGCCTTCGTCATCGGCGGGGGACAGGTCTACCGCCAGCTCCTGGACCGGTGTGATACCGTCTATGTGACCCGGCTGGACCGGGCCTTTCCGGCGGACGCCTGGTTCCCCGACCTGGACGCCGACCCGGCCTGGATGCCGGCGGGGTCCGAGGGCCCCTTCGACCACCAGGGCCTGTCCTACCGGTACGACACCTACCGCCGGGGGTGA
- a CDS encoding Crp/Fnr family transcriptional regulator, producing MIQNGGSAIVEPVWSSGELELLGNTFLFRGVERAVVLRAASDPRCSRESFTRGAQIYSPRRFRRSLGVILAGRVRVTKGELVVSTLGPGELFGAAALFHDRPDYETTLTALSPCSAAFFPQEQVAELLRDTPGAAANYIRYLSGRIHFLSRKIEGLTAPGAAGKLARCLLAEGGVLSCTATELARRLDVSRASLYRAFDTLERAGAIRRTGKRIEVLSTAELEAAIETEPS from the coding sequence ATGATACAAAATGGAGGGAGTGCCATCGTGGAGCCGGTGTGGAGCTCCGGCGAGCTGGAACTGCTGGGGAACACCTTCCTCTTCCGGGGCGTGGAACGGGCGGTGGTCCTCCGGGCGGCGTCCGATCCCCGGTGCAGCCGGGAGAGCTTTACCCGGGGGGCGCAGATATACAGCCCCAGGCGGTTCCGGCGGAGCCTGGGGGTGATCCTGGCCGGGCGGGTCCGGGTGACGAAGGGGGAACTGGTGGTGAGCACCCTGGGACCCGGCGAGCTCTTCGGCGCGGCGGCCCTCTTCCACGACAGGCCGGACTACGAGACCACCCTCACCGCCCTCTCCCCCTGCTCCGCCGCCTTCTTCCCCCAGGAGCAGGTGGCGGAGCTGCTGCGGGACACCCCCGGCGCGGCGGCCAACTACATCCGCTACCTCTCCGGACGCATCCATTTCCTCAGCCGGAAGATCGAGGGGCTCACCGCCCCCGGCGCGGCGGGGAAGCTGGCCCGCTGCCTCCTGGCGGAGGGCGGCGTTCTCTCCTGCACGGCCACGGAGCTGGCCCGGCGGCTGGATGTGAGCCGGGCCTCCCTGTACCGGGCCTTCGACACCCTGGAGAGGGCGGGGGCCATCCGGCGGACGGGAAAGCGGATCGAGGTGCTCAGCACCGCAGAGCTGGAAGCCGCCATTGAGACGGAACCATCATGA
- a CDS encoding ABC transporter substrate-binding protein, with product MKKKLLALTLAVSLLAGALAGCTRPQAQTTPTPAPTQTPEATATPAPTPAGEKADVRLAVLKGPSGVGAAGLIAGSEAGETANHYQVTIAAANDEVVAGLSRPDDPIDIAAVASNVAANLYNKTDGGVQVLAVSGLGVLYILENGDSIGSMADLKGRTLYATGQGANPEYVLNYLLTEDGVDPAEVDIRWKTADEVAALMASGEAEVCMLPVPAATGVLMKNENVREALDLSAEWDALQNGSRLTMTTIVARTEFIQENPQAVEAFLADYEASVDYVNGDPASASELVARYEITPSAKIAELAIPKCALVCITGADQIKGVIQGYYEVLWQANPQSIGGGIPDDGFYYGG from the coding sequence ATGAAGAAAAAACTGCTTGCCCTGACCCTCGCTGTGTCCCTGCTGGCCGGGGCGCTGGCGGGGTGTACCCGGCCCCAGGCCCAGACCACCCCCACGCCCGCCCCAACGCAGACGCCGGAGGCCACCGCCACGCCCGCGCCCACGCCCGCCGGAGAGAAGGCCGACGTGCGTCTGGCCGTGCTGAAGGGACCCAGCGGCGTGGGGGCCGCCGGGCTCATCGCCGGCAGCGAGGCGGGGGAAACCGCCAACCACTACCAAGTCACCATCGCCGCCGCCAACGACGAGGTGGTGGCCGGGCTCTCCCGGCCCGACGACCCCATCGACATCGCAGCCGTGGCCTCCAACGTGGCCGCCAACCTCTACAACAAGACCGACGGCGGCGTGCAGGTCCTGGCCGTCAGCGGCCTGGGCGTGCTGTATATCCTGGAGAACGGCGACTCCATCGGCTCCATGGCCGACCTGAAGGGCCGCACCCTCTACGCCACCGGCCAGGGCGCCAACCCCGAGTACGTCCTCAACTACCTGCTCACCGAGGACGGGGTGGACCCGGCGGAGGTGGACATCCGGTGGAAGACCGCCGACGAGGTCGCCGCCCTCATGGCCAGCGGCGAGGCGGAGGTGTGCATGCTGCCCGTGCCCGCCGCCACCGGCGTGCTGATGAAGAACGAGAACGTGCGGGAGGCGCTGGATCTCTCCGCGGAGTGGGACGCTCTCCAGAACGGCAGCCGCCTCACCATGACCACCATTGTAGCCCGGACCGAGTTCATTCAGGAGAATCCCCAGGCGGTGGAGGCCTTCCTGGCAGACTACGAGGCCTCCGTGGACTATGTAAACGGCGACCCCGCCTCCGCCTCCGAGCTGGTGGCCCGGTATGAGATCACCCCCAGCGCTAAGATCGCCGAGCTGGCCATCCCCAAGTGCGCCCTGGTGTGCATCACCGGCGCGGACCAGATCAAGGGGGTCATCCAGGGGTACTACGAGGTGCTCTGGCAGGCCAACCCCCAGTCCATCGGCGGCGGCATCCCCGACGATGGATTCTACTACGGCGGCTGA
- a CDS encoding ABC transporter permease: protein MKKAYRLLLPLLFWTGVWQLAAAAAGKELLLPAPLAVGRRLLELCGTGAFWLTAGASLGRILLGLLAGVVLGTLLAGLTSALPWADCLLSPAVKVIRATPVASFIILVLLWVETGRVPGVISALMVLPVVWGNVSRGWAETDPQLLELARAYRFGRWRTLRRVYVPSVLPYFASGCRTALGLAWKAGVAAEVLCLPKNAIGAQVYYAKIYLETPSLFAWTLAVIALSFLLEWAVGLLLRRLEGGGMRL from the coding sequence ATGAAAAAAGCATACCGTTTGCTCCTCCCGCTCCTCTTCTGGACGGGGGTGTGGCAGCTCGCCGCGGCGGCGGCGGGGAAGGAGCTCCTCCTCCCGGCCCCCCTTGCGGTGGGGCGGCGTCTCCTGGAGCTGTGCGGCACAGGGGCCTTCTGGCTTACCGCCGGGGCCTCCCTGGGGCGCATCCTCCTGGGGCTCCTGGCCGGGGTGGTCCTGGGAACCCTGCTGGCAGGGCTCACCTCTGCCCTCCCCTGGGCGGACTGCCTCCTCTCTCCGGCGGTGAAGGTGATCCGGGCCACCCCCGTGGCCTCTTTCATCATCCTGGTGCTGCTGTGGGTGGAGACCGGACGGGTCCCCGGCGTCATCTCCGCCCTTATGGTGCTGCCTGTGGTGTGGGGCAACGTCTCCCGGGGCTGGGCCGAGACCGATCCCCAGCTCCTGGAGCTGGCCCGGGCCTATCGGTTCGGGCGGTGGCGGACCCTTCGGCGGGTCTACGTCCCCTCGGTCCTGCCCTACTTTGCCAGCGGCTGCCGCACCGCCCTGGGCCTTGCCTGGAAGGCCGGGGTGGCCGCCGAAGTGCTTTGCCTGCCAAAAAACGCCATCGGTGCTCAGGTCTATTATGCGAAGATCTATCTGGAGACCCCCAGCCTGTTTGCCTGGACCCTGGCGGTCATCGCCCTGAGCTTCCTGCTGGAGTGGGCGGTGGGACTGCTGCTCCGGCGGCTGGAGGGAGGAGGAATGCGCCTGTGA
- a CDS encoding ATP-binding cassette domain-containing protein, whose translation MIQIEGLSLAYGDKRVLEDFSLSLPDRGVTALSGPSGCGKTTLLRVLAGLQRPDAGRLTGLDPARTVLLFQENRLLPWRTAEENIADVLPRERRGEAGRWLALAELSGEASARPAALSGGMARRLALVRALALASLGCSALLLDEPFTGVDGPRAVRLMEAVRALEAPVLLSAHEGDTLALADQIFFFQGPPLKRV comes from the coding sequence GTGATCCAAATCGAAGGACTCTCCCTGGCCTACGGGGACAAGCGGGTGCTGGAGGACTTCTCCCTGTCCCTTCCGGACCGGGGGGTCACCGCGCTCTCCGGCCCCTCCGGCTGCGGCAAGACCACCCTGCTGCGGGTGCTCGCCGGGCTCCAGAGGCCGGACGCCGGGCGCCTCACGGGGCTGGACCCCGCCCGCACCGTGCTGCTCTTCCAGGAAAACCGCCTGCTGCCCTGGCGGACGGCGGAGGAGAACATCGCCGACGTCCTGCCCCGGGAGAGGCGGGGGGAGGCCGGGCGGTGGCTGGCCTTGGCGGAGCTCTCCGGCGAGGCGTCCGCCCGCCCCGCCGCCCTCTCCGGCGGCATGGCCCGGCGGCTGGCCCTGGTCCGGGCCCTGGCACTGGCCTCCCTGGGGTGCTCCGCCCTGCTGCTGGACGAGCCCTTCACCGGGGTGGACGGCCCCCGCGCCGTCCGGCTTATGGAGGCGGTCCGGGCCCTGGAGGCGCCCGTCCTCCTCTCCGCCCACGAGGGGGATACCCTGGCCCTGGCCGACCAGATCTTTTTTTTCCAGGGACCGCCCCTGAAACGGGTATAA
- the rimP gene encoding ribosome maturation factor RimP has translation MAKVTELTAELAGPIAAGNGCTLWDVEYVKEAGAWYLRVYIDKAGGVSIDDCEAVARPLSDALDEADPIEGSYTLEVSSAGADRALKKPEHFRQFLGEQVDVKLYRAREGRKELTGALKAYENGDVTVELPGGDVTLEKKDVAQVRLHVAF, from the coding sequence GTGGCAAAGGTGACCGAGCTCACGGCGGAACTGGCCGGGCCCATCGCGGCCGGGAACGGCTGTACACTCTGGGACGTGGAGTATGTAAAGGAGGCGGGCGCCTGGTATCTCCGGGTCTACATCGACAAGGCGGGCGGGGTGTCCATCGACGACTGCGAGGCGGTGGCCCGCCCCCTCAGCGACGCGCTGGACGAGGCCGATCCCATCGAGGGGAGCTACACCCTGGAGGTCTCCTCCGCCGGGGCCGACCGGGCGCTGAAAAAGCCGGAGCATTTCCGGCAGTTTCTGGGCGAGCAGGTGGATGTGAAGCTCTACCGGGCCCGGGAGGGCCGGAAGGAGCTCACCGGCGCGCTGAAGGCCTACGAAAACGGGGACGTGACGGTGGAGCTGCCCGGCGGCGACGTGACGCTGGAGAAAAAGGACGTGGCGCAGGTGCGGCTGCACGTGGCGTTTTAA
- the nusA gene encoding transcription termination factor NusA: protein MPRKNTKTNSNESDGKEFFAAIAQIEKEKGIPAGYMMEKITQALASAYKRDHEGAGDNIEIKANPETGEVRMFVLKDIVETVDNPAVEMSLEEARRALPHAQLGDVVRIEVKTKNFGRIAAQTARQVIIQGIREAERDMVYDKFSSKEHEILTGVVTRVDPKSGAANLRINSSSEYTEAFLAPGEQVRGEAIREGDRLRVYVVEVRRSTRGPQVLISRTHPGLVKRLFELEIPEIYDGTVEVKSIAREAGSRTKIAVWSGDENVDPIGACVGPGGARVNNIVEELHGEKVDIIKYSEDPAQYIAAALSPADVLSVDLLPDGKACRVVVPDDQLSLAIGKEGQNARLAAKLTNYKIDIKPASDPGELPEAEDDGLVVVDDETEDAALEE, encoded by the coding sequence ATGCCGAGAAAAAATACCAAGACCAACAGCAATGAAAGCGACGGGAAGGAGTTCTTCGCCGCCATCGCCCAGATCGAGAAGGAGAAGGGCATTCCCGCCGGCTATATGATGGAGAAGATCACCCAGGCCCTGGCCTCCGCCTACAAGCGGGACCACGAGGGCGCGGGGGACAACATCGAGATCAAGGCCAACCCCGAGACCGGCGAGGTGCGCATGTTCGTGCTCAAGGACATCGTGGAGACGGTGGACAATCCCGCCGTCGAGATGTCACTGGAGGAGGCCCGCCGCGCACTGCCCCACGCCCAGCTGGGAGATGTGGTCCGCATCGAGGTCAAGACCAAGAACTTTGGCCGTATCGCCGCCCAGACCGCCCGTCAGGTCATCATCCAGGGCATCCGGGAGGCCGAGCGGGACATGGTCTATGACAAGTTCAGTTCCAAGGAGCACGAGATCCTCACCGGCGTGGTCACCCGCGTCGATCCCAAGAGCGGCGCGGCCAACCTGCGCATCAACTCCAGCAGTGAGTATACCGAGGCCTTCCTGGCCCCCGGCGAGCAGGTCCGGGGCGAGGCGATCCGTGAGGGGGACCGCCTGCGGGTCTATGTGGTGGAGGTCCGCCGCTCCACCCGGGGGCCCCAGGTGCTCATCTCCCGGACCCACCCGGGCCTGGTGAAGCGGCTCTTCGAGCTGGAGATCCCCGAGATCTACGACGGCACCGTGGAGGTCAAGTCCATCGCCCGGGAGGCGGGCAGCCGCACCAAGATCGCCGTATGGTCCGGTGACGAGAACGTGGACCCCATCGGCGCCTGTGTGGGTCCCGGCGGCGCCCGGGTCAACAACATCGTGGAGGAGCTCCACGGGGAAAAGGTGGACATCATCAAGTACAGCGAGGACCCCGCCCAGTACATCGCCGCGGCGCTGTCCCCGGCCGACGTGCTCAGCGTGGACCTGCTGCCCGACGGCAAGGCCTGCCGGGTGGTGGTGCCCGACGATCAGCTCTCCCTGGCCATCGGCAAGGAGGGGCAGAACGCCCGGCTGGCCGCCAAGCTGACCAATTATAAAATTGATATCAAGCCCGCGTCCGACCCCGGCGAACTGCCGGAGGCCGAGGACGACGGACTTGTGGTGGTGGATGACGAGACCGAGGACGCCGCCCTCGAGGAGTAA